In one window of Onychomys torridus chromosome 7, mOncTor1.1, whole genome shotgun sequence DNA:
- the LOC118587264 gene encoding olfactory receptor 8B3-like, whose amino-acid sequence MTLKIMAVGNRSFVTEFILIGLTDQPSLQLPLFFLFLLMYLVTMMGNLGLLILIGLNSHLHTPMYFFLFNLSLIDFCYSSVFTPKMLLNFILNKNIISYIGCMTQLYFYSFFVISECYVLMSMAYDRYVAICNPLLYNIVMSPKICSYLMLGSYLMAFSGAMAHTGCMLRLTFCDANTISHYFCDLLPVMQLSCTSTYVNELEVFIVVGINIIVPSITIFISYSFIVSSICHINSVEGRSKAFSTCSSHIIAVSLFFGSGAFMYLKPSSAGSMNKGKISSVFYTNVVPMLNPLIYSLRNKDVKVALRKTLSRWKLC is encoded by the exons atgacttt GAAAATAATGGCTGTTGGAAATAGGTCTTTTGTGACTGAATTTATCCTGATTGGCTTAACagaccagcctagtctccaactccctctgttcttcctgtttcttctaaTGTATTTGGTGACTATGATGGGGAATTTGGGTTTGCTAATTCTAATTGGACTGAATTCACATCTTCATACACCcatgtacttttttctctttaactTGTCTTTGATAGACTTCTGCTACTCTTCAGTGTTTACACCCAAAATGCTGTTGAACTTCATATTAAATAAGAATATTATCTCTTATATAGGTTGTATGACCCAActctatttttattcattttttgttatttctgaGTGTTATGTGTTAATGTCAATGGCCTAtgatcgctatgtggccatctgtaaCCCGCTCTTATATAATATTGTTATGTCCCCTAAAATATGTTCCTACCTAATGCTTGGTTCATATTTGATGGCATTTTCTGGTGCCATGGCTCACACAGGATGCATGCTGAGACTGACCTTCTGTGATGCAAACACCATCAGTCACTACTTCTGTGACCTCCTCCCTGTGATGCAGCTCTCTTGCACCAGCACCTATGTCAATGAATTGGAAGTTTTCATTGTGGTGGGCATCAACATCATTGTGCCCAGCATCACCATCtttatttcttacagtttcaTTGTCTCCAGTATCTGCCATATAAACTCTGTTGAGGGTAGGTCCAAGGCCTTCAGCACCTGCAGTTCCCACATAATTgctgtttctctgttctttggATCAGGTGCATTTATGTATCTTAAACCCTCCTCAGCTGGGTCTATGAATAAAGGAAAAATCTCTTCTGTCTTTTATACCAATGTGGTTCCCATGCTGAATCCATTAATTTACAGCTTGAGGAACAAAGATGTTAAAGTTGCCCTTAGGAAAACCCTCAGCAGGTGGAAATTATGTTAG
- the LOC118587315 gene encoding olfactory receptor 8B3-like: MNSNRRMVLTNGSLVTEFILLGLSDNPDLQIPLFLVFLVMYMITALGNLTLIILIVLNSNLHTPMYFFLFNLSFIDLCYSSVVTPKMLMNFLVKKNVIGFTGCMTQLYFFCFFVISECYVLTAMAYDRYVAICNPLMYNVAMSPKVCSFLMIGSYLMGVFDAMIHTGCILRLTFCDGNTINHYFCDLLPLMKLSCTSTYVNEIEIFIVGGKDITLPSIVIFISYGFILSSILQIRSTAGRSKAFSTCSSHIIAVSLFFGSCAFMYLKPSSIGSLNEGKVSSVFYNIVVPMMNPLIYSLRNKDVKVALRKTLNKRNF, from the exons ATGAACTCAAAT AGAAGAATGGTTCTGACAAATGGTTCTTTGGTAACAGAATTCATTCTCTTGGGTTTATCAGACAACCCTGACCTCCAAATACCCCTGTTCTTAGTTTTTCTAGTAATGTATATGATCACCGCCTTGGGAAATTTGACTTTGATCATTCTAATTGTACTGAACTCTAATCTTCATACCCCTATGTACTTTTTCCTCTTTAACTTGTCTTTCATAGACCTCTGCTATTCTTCTGTTGTTACACCCAAAATGCTGATGAACTTCTTAGTAAAGAAGAATGTTATTGGTTTTACAGGATGTATGACCCAGCTctacttcttttgtttctttgtcatcTCTGAATGTTATGTCCTGACAGCAATGGCCTATGATCGCTATGTGGCTATCTGCAATCCACTCATGTATAATGTTGCCATGTCTCCTAAGGTCTGTTCCTTTCTTATGATTGGTTCATATTTGATGGGGGTTTTTGATGCCATGATCCACACCGGATGCATCCTGAGACTGACCTTCTGTGATGGGAACACCATCAATCACTACTTCTGTGACCTCCTGCCTTTGATGAAGCTCTCCTGCACCAGCACCTATGTCAATGAGATAGAGATTTTCATTGTAGGGGGGAAAGACATCACTCTACCCAGTATTGTCATCTTTATATCTTATGGCTTCATCCTTTCTAGTATCCTCCAAATAAGGTCCACTGCTGGAAGGTCCAAAGCCTTCAGCACCTGCAGTTCCCACATAattgctgtttccttgttctTTGGATCGTGTGCATTTATGTACCTAAAACCCTCCTCAATTGGATCTTTGAATGAGGGAAAAGTATCTTCTGTTTTCTATAATATTGTGGTCCCCATGATGAATCCTTTAATCTACAGCTTGAGAAACAAAGATGTTAAAGTTGCCCTGAGAAAAACTCTGAATAAGAGAAACTTTTGA